The Flavobacterium sp. 20NA77.7 genome includes the window AGAGAAGATTAAGACAAATGTCATTAACGCCACATAATACATTGGAGCAGCAACTCCATGTAAAAATGGGAAGTGAGTAAACACTTCATCGGCGATAGGCCAAGTCTCAATAAATTTAAATCTTGAAAATCCGTATGCTGCAATAAATCCTGAAAAGGTTAAAGCATCTGATACAATGAAGAACCACATCATCATTTTACCATAGGTTACCCCCATTGGTCCTGGTCCTCCGTCTAGTAAAGCGTGTTCATTAGTAACTGTAGCGCCCATAAATTATTTTTTGTTAAAAAGTTCCCAAATTTATTATTTTTTTTCTATTTGAAAAAATAGAAAAATAAAAACAAGTAAATCCAAATAAAATCCATAAAGTGCCAATAATACGCACTTAGCTCAATACCAAGACATTGCGAGGCATTGTATTTTTGTTTAAAATGATTATAAATTACAATTAAAAGTGAAATTATACCTCCTAATAGGTGTAGAATATGTACTAAAACAACAATATATAAAAAAGAAGTTGTTACATTACTATAGCTTCCTGTAAAAAAATACCCTTGATCAATAACTTGTTCGAATCCTTTAAATTGTAAAAAAACAAAGGTTAATCCCAAAGCCAATGTAGTTACTAACAGGCTGCTTGTTTGTTTATGGTTACCTGATTTAATAGCTTTAAGTGCAAAATGAAAGGAAATGCTACTTATTAGTAACGCGACTGTACTCCAAATAAATGCACTTGGTAATGTAAAATCTTTTAACCAATCTGGTCTTGACTTACTTACCACATAAGCACTTGTAAAACCAGCAAAAATCATTAAAATACTGACCATTCCAAAAAGCAATAATAACTTGTAGCTTCTTGCCTTTCTTTCGTAAAGTTCTTGTGCAGTTAATTCCATCTTAAATAAATTTATCTATAACATAAATAATTTGTAGCAAAGTTATGTAAGTTACACTAACTAACATCAATTTTTTTGCAGAAATTACATCTCTATTTTTATATAATTTTAGAGCATAAAATAACATCCATATTCCCAGCATAAGTACTGCCAAAACCCCTACTCCCGACAAGGTTAACCTACCTGTAAAACCAAAGACAGGTAATACTGAAGCTACAATAAGCCAAAATGTATATAAAATGATTTGTATGGCTGTTTTTGAATCTCTTTTCCCTGTTGGCAACATGAAAAATCCTGCTTTTTCATAATCATCATATAAAAACCAGCCAATAGCCCAAAAATGTGGGAATTGCCAAAAAAATTGAATTAAAAATAAGGTTCCTGCTTCTATACCAAAACTTCCAGTAGCCGCTACCCAGCCCAACATAAATGGAATAGCGCCAGGAAATGCCCCTACAAAAACTGACAACGGAGTAAGTGTTTTTAATGGCGTATATAAGCTAACGTACATGAATATAGAAATAGCTCCAAACATAGCCGTCTTTGGATTAATGCTATAAAGAATAATTAACCCAATACATGTCAATATAAACCCAAATGTTAATGCTTTATTAATTGACATTCTACCCGATGGTAAAGGTCTGTTTTTAGTTCGCTCCATTAAAGCGTCTAAGTCTTTTTCTATTACTTGATTGAAAACATTTGACGCACCCACCATACAATACCCTCCAACAGCCAAAAGCAGCAGTGTAATCCAACTAAAAGGATGATTTTGAGAAAAGCCTAATAAGTAACCCACTAAAGATGAAAAAACAACGCTAATAGCTAAACCTGCTTTTGTTATTTCTTTAAAATCAGTGAAAAATGTGGTCTTATTTTTTATTTGTTCCAAGGGAATGATTTAATGGGTGCAAAGATATAAAGAAGATTTTTCTAAATAAACTTAAACTTTATTTTTTTATTAATATCCTTCAGTACTTGTTAAACCGTCTACTATGGTTTTAGCATTAGATGTACCTATTCTTTTTACACCTAATTGAATCATTATCATGGCGTCTTCTAAATTTCTAACCCCTCCTGACGCTTTTACTGGTAAAGGGAAAGCGTTTTCGAGCATAGTAGTTATTCCTTCAATAGTAGCCCCGTTAGGTATTCCTTCGGGTGTTTTATAGAACCCCGTTGACGATTTTACAAATACTTTTTCAAAATCGCTTTCCTTAAAATGAGAAATAATTATATTTTTAATTAAGGTTGAAAGCTGAATGATTTGGTGCGTATCTAAAGCGGCTGTTTCAATTATCCATTTTACAGTTTTATGATGTTTTAATCCTAATTTCGTTCCTTGTAAAATTTCATCTTTAACCGTATTCGTATCTCCTTTTTTGAAAGCCTCAAAATTGACTACATAATCTAATTCATCCACACCATTATCAATAGCTTTTTTTGCTTCATTAAGTTTTTCATGAACAGTAGCTGTTCCTTCATGGAACCCTATAACAGTTCCCACTAAAACATGCGAATTTTGAGCAACTATAATTTCTTTAGCCGCTTGAACATATTCAGGTCGTATCATAACCAATTTAAACTTTTCGTTAATAGCTTCTTGTGTACAAGCTAACGCGATTTTTTTGTTTTCAATTTCAGATACTCCTGCTTGAAGGGCTGTTTTTAAATAGGTTGAATCTAAATAATTTCGAATATTCATAATAGACGGTACGAGTTGAATAACTATAAATTAAAAAGTTGTTTGCCAAGCACTTATAAAAATACTTTTCAAACAACTCTTTTTTGGGTAATATATTTTTTAATATAAATCAGCAGTATAGCAAGTAATGTTCCCGAAAAATTTGCTGCAATATCATATACATCAAAAGTTCTTGAAACAGTCATTTGGTCTTGTAACACTTCTATAAAAATTCCCAAGCCTAAAGATCCTAAACAAATATATGCTATTGATTTTCCATTTTTATTTTTCTTATGTAAGCTTCTGTAACTTAATAATACAAATACTAAATAAAAAACAGCATGTATAAATTTATCCTTAAAAGGAATTTTAATTTTTGGTAAATTGGAAGATTCTGTTAGACATAAATAAAAAATTAAAGCTGTCCAACCAATAGCAACTACTAAATAAAAATTACGCGCCGATAAGTGTTTTATAGTCCTCACTTGACAATAATAAATCCCATTCTGCCGAGTTAGAAACTTTAACTTTAACCATCCAACCTGCTCCATAAGGATCAGAGTTTACAGTTTCAGGATTAGATTCTAAGTCTTCATTAAACTCAATGATTTCACCAGATAATGGTAAAAACAAATCAGATACGGTTTTAACTGCTTCTACAGTACCAAAAACTTCGTCTTTTTCTAATGTTTGATCTAAAGTTTCTACTTCTACATATACAATATCACCTAATTCTCTCTGTGCAAAATCAGTAATTCCTACTGTTGCAACATCTCCTTCCAAAGAAACCCATTCGTGATCTTTTGTATACTTTAAATTTGCAGGTATGTTCATAGTGTTGAAAATATTATTTATTGAAATCATTAATAGTAAATACTATGCAAATTTATCAATAATGTTTGTGATATACAAATATATAGCTTTTTTCTTACTTTTTTAATTTCCGAAATTATATCTAATCGTTAATCCAGAACGAACATTTGTAATTGGAAAGGCTGTGGAAATAACTGCTTTAGAAAACTGATGGTCATAAAAGAAAATAGCAGTTAAATTTCTGCTGAACGAATAATCTGCAGTTAATTTAAATGTCCAAATATTTTGACCTCCGCCTAATTGATTATTGTTGTAGTCTAAATAACGTACAATAGTCATATTTTTTCTTAATGTAAAATCTGCTTTAATATTAATATCGCTCTTTATTAGACCCGAAGCATTATCTGCTAGTTTTGAATTGATGCTCACGTCTTTTATACGATAACCTATACCTACTGTATAATCGTTAC containing:
- a CDS encoding cytochrome c oxidase subunit 3, whose protein sequence is MELTAQELYERKARSYKLLLLFGMVSILMIFAGFTSAYVVSKSRPDWLKDFTLPSAFIWSTVALLISSISFHFALKAIKSGNHKQTSSLLVTTLALGLTFVFLQFKGFEQVIDQGYFFTGSYSNVTTSFLYIVVLVHILHLLGGIISLLIVIYNHFKQKYNASQCLGIELSAYYWHFMDFIWIYLFLFFYFFK
- the cyoE gene encoding heme o synthase, producing the protein MEQIKNKTTFFTDFKEITKAGLAISVVFSSLVGYLLGFSQNHPFSWITLLLLAVGGYCMVGASNVFNQVIEKDLDALMERTKNRPLPSGRMSINKALTFGFILTCIGLIILYSINPKTAMFGAISIFMYVSLYTPLKTLTPLSVFVGAFPGAIPFMLGWVAATGSFGIEAGTLFLIQFFWQFPHFWAIGWFLYDDYEKAGFFMLPTGKRDSKTAIQIILYTFWLIVASVLPVFGFTGRLTLSGVGVLAVLMLGIWMLFYALKLYKNRDVISAKKLMLVSVTYITLLQIIYVIDKFI
- the deoC gene encoding deoxyribose-phosphate aldolase; translated protein: MNIRNYLDSTYLKTALQAGVSEIENKKIALACTQEAINEKFKLVMIRPEYVQAAKEIIVAQNSHVLVGTVIGFHEGTATVHEKLNEAKKAIDNGVDELDYVVNFEAFKKGDTNTVKDEILQGTKLGLKHHKTVKWIIETAALDTHQIIQLSTLIKNIIISHFKESDFEKVFVKSSTGFYKTPEGIPNGATIEGITTMLENAFPLPVKASGGVRNLEDAMIMIQLGVKRIGTSNAKTIVDGLTSTEGY
- a CDS encoding VanZ family protein, with the translated sequence MRTIKHLSARNFYLVVAIGWTALIFYLCLTESSNLPKIKIPFKDKFIHAVFYLVFVLLSYRSLHKKNKNGKSIAYICLGSLGLGIFIEVLQDQMTVSRTFDVYDIAANFSGTLLAILLIYIKKYITQKRVV
- the gcvH gene encoding glycine cleavage system protein GcvH, encoding MNIPANLKYTKDHEWVSLEGDVATVGITDFAQRELGDIVYVEVETLDQTLEKDEVFGTVEAVKTVSDLFLPLSGEIIEFNEDLESNPETVNSDPYGAGWMVKVKVSNSAEWDLLLSSEDYKTLIGA